Below is a window of Flavobacteriales bacterium DNA.
CAGCTCAAAAACTAATTATTATTTAATGCCCTTTACTAAAGGAAATAGCGGTAATCCGTTAGGTAGACCAAAAGGTTCACTAAACAGCTCAACAAAGGAGTTTAGAGAGCTTCTAAGCCACTCTATCGATTCTAACAAGATATCGGAGATGTTAAATAAGATAGAAGACCCTATGGACTATATTAATGCAGTATCAAAACTACTTCCCTATTACTTACCAAAAGTCAAACCAATTGATACTGAATTACAAGACATTGAACCAGTAGTAATTAATCTACATACGGATAAGGACTGTAAAGAACAATAGGTTTACAATTAATCTTTTAAAGACCTTAGGAGCTAACTATTACGTCACTAAGTTTATTGGTAGTA
It encodes the following:
- a CDS encoding DUF5681 domain-containing protein translates to MPFTKGNSGNPLGRPKGSLNSSTKEFRELLSHSIDSNKISEMLNKIEDPMDYINAVSKLLPYYLPKVKPIDTELQDIEPVVINLHTDKDCKEQ